In the genome of Bremerella cremea, one region contains:
- the cas8g2 gene encoding type I-G CRISPR-associated protein Cas8g2 produces MTHPKPTITVDVDVTNPGQFFACCGLLEIADRLWPGAEGWFEDSAFCIDAEGTLSELWCAIVDAELDALDPGDETASPMRLGAPIDLTLDWWKDEHAGGRMLKVWAGSMRGVRIAQSMKAAIANVAKQVSPFDYSAVVYDPDNTKKKVEPFYYDARRGWNAQPIDIGFSPDSLKMISAAYPAVEFMCLVGLQRFRPRQTKQRRVFEYRTWRTPLSPSLAAAVASGVMPLAADVSYRFENAFRTDQKKHKAFLPATPLGASQ; encoded by the coding sequence ATGACCCATCCCAAGCCCACGATCACGGTCGACGTCGACGTGACAAACCCTGGCCAATTCTTTGCCTGTTGTGGCCTGCTTGAAATCGCCGACCGCCTCTGGCCGGGGGCGGAGGGGTGGTTTGAGGATTCGGCGTTTTGCATTGATGCGGAGGGCACGCTATCGGAATTGTGGTGTGCGATTGTCGATGCGGAATTGGACGCGTTAGATCCAGGCGACGAGACGGCCTCACCGATGCGATTGGGCGCTCCGATTGATCTTACGCTGGACTGGTGGAAGGACGAGCACGCCGGTGGACGGATGCTGAAAGTCTGGGCCGGTAGCATGCGTGGGGTACGGATAGCGCAGTCGATGAAAGCGGCAATCGCGAATGTGGCCAAGCAAGTCAGCCCTTTCGACTATTCGGCGGTGGTTTATGACCCAGACAACACAAAGAAAAAAGTCGAACCGTTCTACTACGATGCACGCCGCGGCTGGAATGCCCAGCCGATCGACATTGGCTTTTCACCGGATAGCCTAAAAATGATTTCTGCTGCTTATCCGGCGGTGGAGTTCATGTGTTTGGTTGGTCTTCAGCGTTTCAGGCCTCGGCAAACAAAGCAGAGGCGGGTTTTTGAATACCGTACATGGCGAACACCGCTATCCCCCTCTCTCGCCGCCGCAGTAGCATCGGGGGTAATGCCATTGGCTGCCGATGTTTCTTATCGCTTTGAGAACGCGTTTCGGACGGATCAGAAGAAACACAAAGCATTTCTCCCCGCTACCCCTCTAGGAGCTTCACAATGA
- a CDS encoding HNH endonuclease signature motif containing protein, which translates to MRFSEYGTLSDYGWEIDHVKPVSKDGRDDLYNLRPLHWQNNRSKGDDWPNWRCAA; encoded by the coding sequence ATGCGCTTTTCGGAGTATGGGACGCTAAGCGACTACGGCTGGGAAATTGATCACGTAAAGCCTGTCTCGAAAGATGGCCGAGACGATCTCTATAATCTCCGGCCTTTACACTGGCAGAACAATCGCTCTAAGGGCGATGATTGGCCAAATTGGCGATGCGCAGCTTAG
- the cas4g/cas1g gene encoding CRISPR-associated endonuclease Cas4g/Cas1g, producing MIRAEEQTLMPARMVNEYVYCPRLFYYEHVEGIFVHNLETIEGSQVHSRVDKKEDELPPAGELLETDRPAKMRSVTLSSDKYGIIAKLDLLETDGSTVTPVDYKRGEPCKADDGSLDAWPADRAQLAVQALILRDNGYVCEEAIVYYAKTKQRVRLTIDEKLVAETLAAIDASRKLASGSVIPPPLEDSPKCPRCSLVGVCLPDETRRATSCRSPISSSQLTLFELDATKTADLGEGSTREELRRLVPSRDDLRPLYLNQPGLYVGCSSKVLQVKDKKKVIQQVRLGEICQVNLFGSIQLTTQAIQAICQAEIPIAYFSMGGWFYGVTQGLGVKNIYLRREQFRWADIPSFCLRLARALVAGKIKNQRTMLQRNHVEPPKVALAHMKCMQEDAEKASSLESLLGIEGNAARVYFQNFQGMIKIDDETDAEDAKAFRFHFETRNRRPPRDPINALLSLAYSMLAKDLTIICHTVGFDPYLGFYHQPRYGRAPLALDLMEPFRALIADSAVLSAINTRMIQPNHFIRAGNAVALTPDGRKAFFRAYEQRMDTLVTHPLFGYRVNYRRILEIQCRLLARVLTGEINNYPVFVTR from the coding sequence ATGATTCGAGCGGAAGAACAAACGTTGATGCCTGCGCGGATGGTCAACGAATATGTCTATTGCCCGCGGCTGTTCTACTACGAACATGTGGAAGGGATCTTCGTTCATAACCTGGAAACGATCGAAGGAAGCCAGGTTCATAGCCGGGTCGACAAGAAAGAAGACGAGTTGCCCCCGGCTGGTGAATTGCTCGAAACCGATCGCCCGGCGAAGATGCGGAGCGTGACCCTTTCCAGCGACAAGTACGGCATCATCGCCAAGCTCGACCTGTTGGAAACCGATGGCTCTACCGTCACGCCGGTCGATTACAAACGGGGCGAACCTTGCAAGGCCGACGACGGTTCGCTTGACGCGTGGCCTGCCGATCGGGCGCAACTGGCCGTTCAAGCGTTGATCCTGCGCGATAACGGTTACGTCTGCGAAGAAGCAATCGTCTACTACGCCAAAACGAAACAGCGGGTCCGCCTGACCATCGACGAGAAGCTGGTCGCCGAAACGTTAGCAGCCATCGACGCCTCCCGAAAACTGGCTTCCGGCAGCGTGATTCCGCCTCCGCTGGAAGACAGCCCGAAGTGCCCACGCTGCTCGTTGGTGGGTGTCTGCTTGCCGGACGAAACACGGCGTGCGACTTCCTGTCGTTCGCCGATTTCTTCTTCGCAGCTAACCTTGTTCGAACTCGACGCCACAAAAACAGCCGATCTGGGCGAAGGATCGACCCGCGAAGAATTACGCCGCTTGGTCCCTTCTCGCGATGACCTGCGTCCGCTGTATTTGAACCAACCTGGCTTGTATGTCGGCTGCTCCAGCAAAGTGTTGCAGGTCAAGGATAAGAAGAAGGTGATACAGCAGGTTCGGCTGGGCGAGATCTGCCAGGTGAATTTGTTCGGTTCGATCCAGCTAACCACGCAGGCCATTCAAGCGATTTGTCAGGCTGAAATTCCCATCGCCTATTTCTCGATGGGTGGCTGGTTCTACGGCGTGACGCAGGGGCTGGGGGTGAAGAACATTTACCTTCGCCGCGAGCAATTCCGCTGGGCAGATATCCCTTCGTTCTGCTTGCGACTGGCTCGCGCGCTGGTGGCGGGTAAGATTAAGAACCAACGAACGATGCTACAGCGGAACCACGTCGAACCGCCGAAAGTTGCCTTGGCTCACATGAAGTGTATGCAGGAAGACGCCGAGAAAGCCAGCTCGCTGGAATCGCTTTTGGGAATCGAAGGGAACGCGGCGCGGGTTTACTTTCAGAACTTTCAAGGGATGATCAAGATCGACGACGAAACCGATGCGGAAGATGCCAAGGCGTTTCGTTTTCATTTTGAAACCCGCAACCGACGCCCGCCTCGCGATCCGATCAACGCATTGTTGAGCCTGGCCTACAGCATGCTGGCGAAAGACCTGACGATCATTTGCCACACGGTCGGCTTCGATCCGTACTTAGGGTTCTATCATCAACCACGCTACGGCCGAGCCCCGTTGGCACTGGACCTGATGGAACCGTTCCGGGCATTGATCGCGGACTCGGCCGTGCTCAGCGCGATCAACACTCGCATGATCCAGCCCAACCACTTCATCCGGGCTGGCAACGCCGTCGCCCTCACGCCTGATGGTCGCAAGGCGTTCTTTCGCGCGTACGAACAACGGATGGACACCCTGGTCACGCACCCACTATTCGGCTACCGCGTGAACTACCGCCGCATTTTAGAAATCCAATGCCGCCTCTTGGCCCGCGTGCTAACCGGCGAGATCAACAACTACCCTGTCTTCGTCACGCGGTAA
- the csb2 gene encoding type I-G CRISPR-associated protein Csb2, with the protein MMSESLCISVTFLDPRFHGKGDGGAPEWPPSPMRLFQAMVAGNGPALGTGNDIDGALRWLEAQPPPTLLTPSSKTGVACPLYVPNNAMDVVAKSWGRGNHESSIAEHRTLKTARPTHLRGGDTVHYLWPIDSTASAAPPIEPLARAVEKMVALGWGIDLVVAQCRVLSSTDSIGSGLEKWEVAKGGGTSVLRCPVFGSLNALMERYSAFLDRLADNTFNPVSPLTAYQAVPYRRSSDPVGQPVECFELRNADDSYCTYPQQKLIHIAGMVRHLAKEAMQQSSPIGVSEDWVERYVVGHRDSNNGNHHQFSYLPLPSIGHMHVDQAVRRVIIAASVGDDMWLEHLAARLSGRQLKPENHNEFGPKGAPYLARIAGDNVTRCYTRAARVWHSVTPVILPGHDDHKPAKTRRLIERALDNAGITQQCEYEWSPQSRFRKSYSAHKYDRHKKATGYLRPDHLASQTAVHLTLRFLNSEPSGPIALGAGRHCGFGLMTNFEPT; encoded by the coding sequence ATGATGTCCGAATCACTTTGTATTTCAGTTACTTTTCTTGACCCGCGTTTCCACGGCAAGGGCGATGGCGGCGCGCCCGAGTGGCCTCCGTCGCCGATGCGTCTGTTTCAGGCGATGGTCGCGGGCAACGGTCCTGCACTGGGCACGGGAAACGATATTGATGGGGCGCTACGGTGGCTCGAAGCCCAACCCCCACCGACCCTGCTCACCCCATCCAGCAAGACCGGTGTGGCTTGCCCACTCTACGTCCCCAATAATGCGATGGATGTAGTCGCCAAGTCGTGGGGCCGAGGCAACCACGAGAGCAGCATCGCGGAACATCGTACGCTGAAGACCGCCCGACCGACACATTTACGCGGTGGTGACACGGTCCACTACCTCTGGCCGATCGACTCCACGGCTTCTGCCGCGCCGCCGATAGAGCCGCTCGCACGTGCGGTCGAAAAAATGGTGGCGTTGGGTTGGGGCATCGATTTAGTCGTCGCCCAATGTCGAGTATTGTCGTCAACTGACTCAATCGGCTCGGGACTAGAAAAGTGGGAAGTTGCCAAGGGCGGTGGCACCAGTGTGCTGCGTTGTCCTGTTTTTGGTTCTCTTAATGCCCTTATGGAACGTTATTCCGCGTTTCTTGATCGACTGGCTGACAACACCTTCAACCCCGTTTCGCCACTTACCGCGTACCAGGCTGTGCCCTACCGCCGTTCAAGCGACCCGGTCGGTCAACCCGTCGAATGCTTTGAACTACGAAACGCCGACGATTCGTATTGCACGTATCCGCAGCAGAAGTTGATACATATCGCAGGTATGGTGCGGCATCTTGCCAAGGAAGCAATGCAGCAGTCGTCTCCCATAGGTGTTAGTGAAGATTGGGTAGAACGGTACGTCGTGGGGCACCGCGATAGTAACAACGGAAACCATCATCAGTTTTCGTACCTTCCTCTGCCGTCGATCGGACACATGCATGTCGATCAAGCGGTACGGCGGGTAATTATCGCGGCGTCTGTGGGTGATGATATGTGGTTGGAGCATTTAGCGGCCCGTCTCTCCGGACGGCAGCTTAAGCCAGAGAATCACAACGAATTTGGCCCGAAAGGCGCGCCTTATCTGGCGAGAATCGCTGGAGATAATGTCACCCGCTGCTACACGCGAGCCGCACGTGTGTGGCATAGTGTGACGCCGGTTATTTTGCCGGGGCACGACGATCACAAACCGGCGAAGACGCGTCGGCTGATTGAGAGAGCCTTGGACAACGCGGGAATTACTCAGCAGTGCGAGTACGAGTGGAGTCCCCAATCCCGCTTTCGAAAATCGTATTCCGCCCACAAGTACGATCGACACAAGAAGGCAACCGGCTATTTACGCCCAGACCATCTTGCTTCGCAAACCGCAGTTCATTTGACCTTGCGTTTTCTAAACTCCGAACCATCCGGTCCCATCGCCCTAGGAGCTGGCCGTCATTGCGGGTTCGGGCTGATGACGAATTTCGAGCCAACCTAA
- the cas2 gene encoding CRISPR-associated endonuclease Cas2, translating to MTDPCRRTSLEISTTSRGRRIFGQEGDFFIGVLPSSFLARLLQHEGPIVRNTFLVCYDICDDKRLRKVFKTMRDFGDHLQYSIFECQFTPVDLAKCRHALNDIIHHHEDQVLFVDLGPVEGRGDRVISALGKAYTNIDAACIIV from the coding sequence TTGACGGATCCCTGCCGCCGGACTAGCCTGGAAATCTCAACAACGTCGCGCGGGCGGCGGATTTTCGGCCAGGAGGGTGACTTCTTCATCGGAGTGTTGCCTTCCAGCTTCTTGGCAAGGCTCCTGCAGCATGAGGGGCCGATTGTGCGGAATACATTTCTGGTCTGTTACGACATCTGCGACGACAAGCGTCTGCGGAAGGTCTTCAAGACGATGCGGGACTTTGGCGACCATTTGCAATACTCGATCTTCGAGTGCCAGTTTACGCCGGTCGACTTAGCCAAATGCCGCCATGCCCTCAACGATATCATTCACCACCACGAAGACCAGGTACTCTTCGTCGATCTCGGCCCGGTGGAAGGACGAGGGGACCGTGTGATTTCTGCCCTAGGCAAGGCCTACACCAACATCGATGCCGCTTGCATCATCGTTTAA
- the cas7g gene encoding type I-G CRISPR-associated RAMP protein Csb1/Cas7g, with the protein MSVKLDQFDSWLTGRQGPAAVVLREYLIPVEGEDGVLFPPTFAAGDGFSGGYNIDPPPTKDQAWQDENVCLIDSVGSQANRIEPIFKEEPYDTLVPQVVVEAGDHRVNLLDAGHRAGDALVRCSELADQVNEAFRAVERGDYSNLASFAPTSLVFGAWNSRGEKGAQSKVPRLISSTIRAFNVLPLTRGAQYIPAIEYVDKGWLDEPKDKKTKDAYAAQGFVHVPASASHGGVIAKGGVRRDATLSLAALQHIKAGDNTEQTLMLRRYVLGLSLVALTAEPDPYLRQGCNLVINPEKPTECCEVYRSGERKPFKLSHEDAIAFAQLAAEAFGVGENQTVAFDKKKAKADMKK; encoded by the coding sequence ATGAGCGTTAAACTGGACCAATTCGATAGCTGGCTTACTGGCCGACAGGGTCCGGCTGCGGTCGTGTTACGCGAGTATCTAATTCCCGTTGAGGGTGAGGATGGAGTGCTGTTCCCGCCGACTTTTGCCGCTGGCGACGGCTTTTCTGGCGGATACAACATCGACCCACCGCCAACCAAGGACCAAGCCTGGCAGGATGAGAACGTTTGTCTAATCGATAGCGTCGGTTCGCAAGCCAACCGAATCGAACCGATCTTCAAGGAAGAGCCCTACGACACGTTGGTACCACAAGTCGTGGTCGAGGCGGGGGATCACCGCGTCAATCTGCTGGACGCTGGACACCGCGCGGGAGATGCACTGGTACGCTGCTCAGAACTCGCGGACCAGGTCAACGAGGCATTCCGTGCGGTCGAGCGTGGCGACTATTCCAACCTGGCGAGCTTCGCGCCGACATCCTTGGTATTCGGTGCGTGGAATTCGCGGGGCGAGAAGGGCGCGCAGTCGAAGGTGCCCAGGCTGATTTCCTCGACGATTCGGGCCTTTAATGTCCTGCCGCTTACGCGTGGGGCTCAATATATTCCGGCGATTGAATATGTGGATAAGGGTTGGTTGGATGAGCCGAAGGATAAGAAAACCAAGGACGCTTATGCTGCGCAAGGATTTGTACATGTCCCCGCTTCTGCCTCGCACGGCGGAGTAATTGCAAAGGGGGGAGTTCGCCGGGACGCGACGCTTAGTTTGGCGGCGTTGCAGCACATTAAAGCTGGTGACAACACCGAACAAACGCTGATGTTGCGACGATATGTACTCGGCCTGTCTTTGGTCGCCCTGACCGCCGAGCCCGATCCTTACCTCCGGCAAGGGTGTAATCTCGTTATCAACCCGGAAAAGCCAACTGAGTGTTGCGAGGTTTACCGTAGTGGAGAACGTAAGCCGTTCAAGCTTTCGCACGAGGACGCAATTGCGTTTGCTCAGCTCGCGGCGGAAGCGTTCGGTGTGGGAGAGAACCAGACCGTCGCCTTCGACAAGAAAAAAGCCAAAGCAGACATGAAGAAGTAG
- the cas3g gene encoding type I-G CRISPR-associated helicase/endonuclease Cas3g encodes MPSKLSTDFAVAFQQLTGLAPFPWQEDLYRRFISDDTSGRIPSVCRIPTGLGKTSLIAVWWIARQHGASLPRRLVYVVNRRTVVDQTTSEVERIWQKMHALDGGEHFAISTLRGQYADNRQWLANPSRPAVICGTVDMIGSRLLFSGYRIGFKSRPLHAGFLGQDALIVHDEAHLEPAFQKLLETIQDEQQKERERNGDLPWPGMHVMALSATARSNAKNVNSEGHQPFELTRKENSPPNVIPEPPTEPIHHVWRRLKAKKTLRLHACDDEKKKLAVDVVERALQYKDSGKAILVFLRTVEDAMSTIGSLESEFPGQVAPLTGTMRGYERDRLVQGNPVFARFMPESDRPKNITLAKGTVYLVCTSAGEVGVNLSADHMVCDLTTFDSMTQRLGRVNRFGDHNDAGVDVVHPNPDSFDEKHPLALARKATLALLKHLHGDASPKALGELPADSCIAAFSPEPSILPATDILFDAWALTTILDKLPGRPPVAPYLHGVAEWEPKRTNVAWRDEVELITDELIEREGGNFPRELLADYPLKPHELLSDRSDRVYGALQTLIAEPSKSLKGEKHQAALDRAQKNTQTHVWLIDESGSVMVTTLGKLLDDDKKRVIAWLEDSTVLLAPSVGGLSEGMLDPMSSDADDVADHWLDENNQPRRQRVWDDAPPPTYEDNGSTKLMALIRTIDLNPLSDEIAEPNQEGELEREVASELESNQISNSRQGRFWHWFARPRDTEDATRASSRPITWDHHTHDVVTRTTEIVQELDLSEDLEQAIILAAELHDLGKQRIIWQRSIGNPNPSDWHAKPGKPTHGARWRPRHLSNYRHEFGSLLDVEEEHAAKLAALSDEMRDVVLHLIASHHGYARPHFPPEAYDHERYDTQQNQHAAHDAMRRYARLQRRYGRWGLAYLESLLRAADWAASAEPSPVPTTHEVKA; translated from the coding sequence ATGCCCTCGAAACTATCTACCGACTTCGCGGTTGCCTTTCAGCAATTAACCGGTCTGGCACCGTTTCCGTGGCAAGAGGATCTTTACCGTCGGTTTATAAGTGACGATACCAGCGGGCGGATTCCGTCGGTTTGTCGGATTCCGACAGGGCTGGGCAAGACGAGTTTGATTGCTGTGTGGTGGATTGCCCGGCAGCATGGTGCCAGTTTGCCACGACGGTTGGTTTACGTGGTGAATCGTCGCACAGTCGTCGATCAAACGACCAGCGAGGTGGAACGAATTTGGCAAAAGATGCACGCGTTGGATGGGGGCGAGCACTTTGCGATTAGCACGCTGCGGGGGCAATACGCCGACAATCGCCAATGGCTGGCCAACCCTTCGCGGCCTGCGGTGATTTGCGGCACGGTCGACATGATTGGTTCGCGGCTGCTCTTCAGCGGCTACCGCATTGGCTTCAAAAGCCGCCCCTTGCACGCCGGTTTTCTCGGCCAAGATGCGTTGATCGTCCACGACGAGGCGCATTTGGAGCCTGCGTTTCAGAAGTTGCTCGAGACCATTCAGGATGAGCAGCAGAAGGAACGCGAACGAAACGGCGATTTACCATGGCCTGGTATGCACGTCATGGCGTTGTCAGCGACGGCGCGGAGCAACGCAAAGAATGTGAACTCGGAAGGGCACCAACCCTTTGAACTCACAAGGAAGGAGAATTCACCGCCGAACGTTATTCCCGAGCCACCGACCGAGCCAATTCACCACGTTTGGCGACGACTGAAGGCGAAGAAGACGCTCCGCCTACACGCATGTGACGACGAGAAGAAGAAGCTCGCCGTCGACGTTGTTGAACGAGCGCTGCAATACAAGGACTCCGGCAAGGCGATCCTTGTCTTTCTCCGAACCGTGGAAGACGCGATGTCTACCATAGGTAGTCTGGAAAGCGAATTCCCTGGTCAAGTGGCCCCCCTTACAGGCACGATGCGCGGCTATGAGCGGGACCGATTGGTTCAAGGTAATCCGGTCTTCGCACGATTCATGCCCGAATCGGACCGTCCTAAAAACATCACGCTCGCTAAAGGAACGGTCTACCTTGTGTGTACCAGTGCAGGCGAAGTGGGGGTGAACCTCTCGGCCGACCACATGGTCTGTGACCTCACCACTTTCGACAGCATGACCCAACGCTTAGGCCGCGTGAATCGCTTCGGCGACCACAACGATGCGGGCGTCGATGTGGTGCATCCGAATCCCGATTCATTTGATGAAAAGCATCCACTTGCACTTGCCCGCAAAGCAACGCTGGCACTTCTGAAACATCTGCATGGCGATGCCAGCCCCAAGGCTCTGGGCGAGCTTCCTGCCGACAGTTGCATCGCTGCCTTCTCCCCCGAACCAAGCATTCTCCCGGCGACCGATATCCTCTTCGACGCTTGGGCGTTGACAACGATCCTAGACAAGCTGCCTGGCCGTCCCCCCGTCGCGCCCTACCTGCACGGTGTCGCTGAGTGGGAGCCGAAACGTACCAACGTTGCTTGGCGTGACGAGGTCGAATTGATCACGGACGAACTAATCGAACGAGAGGGGGGCAATTTTCCACGGGAACTGCTCGCAGACTACCCGCTCAAACCGCACGAACTTCTTAGTGATCGCAGCGATCGGGTTTATGGTGCATTGCAAACGCTGATTGCCGAGCCAAGCAAGAGCTTGAAGGGAGAAAAACACCAAGCAGCTTTAGATCGCGCACAAAAGAATACCCAAACCCATGTCTGGCTCATCGATGAGAGTGGTTCCGTCATGGTGACAACGCTCGGCAAGTTGCTCGACGATGACAAAAAACGAGTGATCGCCTGGCTTGAAGATAGCACGGTCCTTCTGGCACCATCTGTCGGCGGCTTATCAGAGGGAATGCTTGACCCGATGTCAAGCGATGCCGACGATGTGGCCGATCACTGGCTCGACGAAAATAATCAGCCACGCCGCCAACGTGTGTGGGATGATGCCCCGCCGCCGACCTACGAGGACAACGGTTCGACCAAGTTGATGGCATTGATTCGCACTATCGACTTGAATCCGCTATCCGACGAAATCGCGGAGCCGAACCAGGAAGGCGAATTGGAGCGAGAAGTCGCGTCGGAATTGGAATCCAACCAGATATCTAATTCAAGACAGGGGCGATTTTGGCATTGGTTTGCCAGGCCGCGTGACACCGAAGACGCCACGCGTGCGTCGTCCAGGCCGATCACGTGGGATCATCATACCCATGACGTCGTCACCCGGACGACGGAAATCGTGCAAGAATTAGATCTTTCCGAAGACCTCGAACAGGCGATCATCTTAGCCGCCGAACTTCACGACTTGGGCAAGCAACGCATCATCTGGCAGCGTTCGATCGGCAATCCCAACCCGTCCGACTGGCACGCCAAGCCCGGCAAACCTACCCATGGGGCGCGCTGGCGACCGCGTCATCTCAGCAATTATCGCCACGAGTTTGGTTCTCTGCTCGATGTAGAAGAGGAACACGCGGCCAAGCTTGCAGCTCTCAGCGACGAGATGCGGGACGTAGTCCTACATCTCATCGCCTCCCACCACGGATATGCCCGGCCACATTTTCCGCCGGAAGCGTATGACCATGAACGCTATGACACGCAACAGAACCAGCACGCTGCCCACGATGCAATGCGGCGTTATGCCCGTCTCCAACGGCGCTACGGCCGCTGGGGCCTGGCGTACCTGGAATCCTTGCTCCGCGCCGCCGACTGGGCTGCCAGCGCCGAGCCGTCACCTGTACCGACCACGCACGAGGTGAAAGCATGA